GCGCAAGAACGTGCTGCCGCTTGGTGGCAGGCCCATGCTGGCGTGGTCGGTCGGCGCTGCGCTAGACGCCGGCTGCTTTGACCGGGTGCTGGTGTCCACCGACGATGCTGGGATCGCTGAAGTTGCGCGTGAGGCGGGTGCCGAGGTGCCCTTCCTGCGTGAAGCGGCGGCCGACGATCAGGCCTCTTCAAGCGAGGCAACCCTGGTTGCACTGCGCCAGGCTGAAACGCACTGGAATGAGCGTTACGACACGGTGGCGCAGCTGATGGCCAACTGCCCGCTGCGCAATGCCCGGGACATCCGCGATGCGATGACCGCTTTCGAGAGTGGTACGGCACCGGCCCAGATCAGCGCCTTCCGCTTCGGCTGGATGAATCCGTGGTGGGCCGCTCGCCTGCAGGCCGACGGACAGCCCGACTGGTTGTTTCCGGAGGCACGCACCGCGCGCTCGCAGGATCTGCCGCCGCTTTACTGCCCGAGCGGTGCGCTGTGGCTGGCAGAACGCGATGCCTTTCTGGAGGGAGGCAGCTTTTACCTGCCCGGCCATACGCTGCATCCGATGGACTGGATGTCAGCGATGGACATCGACGATGACGCCGATCTCGCCATGGCCGAGGTCTGTGTGGCACTCCGTCTGCGAGCTGAGGGCGCCGCATGAGAGTAGCCATCCGCACCGATGCGTCGCCGCAGATCGGCACCGGCCATCTTGCGCGCTGCCAGACGCTGGCCGACGCGCTCGCGCTGCGCGGTGCGCAGGTCCGCTTCGTCTGCCGCCACCTCACCGAAGGTGCAGCAGGGCGTTTGCAGGCTGCAGGGCACGCGGTGACCCGGATCGACGGGGCGGGCGAGCCGGACGGCCTGCCCCATGCGGGCTGGCTGGGCGGTGCTCAGGCGGAAGATGCGGCCCGCACCCGCGCCGCGCTGGCCGGTTTCGCGGCTGACTGGCTCATCGTCGACCACTACGCGCTGGATGTACGCTGGGAGCGTGTGCTGCGCGAGCGGGTGCGTCGCATCATGGTGATCGATGATCTGGCGGACCGTGATCACGAGTGTGACCTGCTGCTGGACCAGAATCTGTATGCCGACACGGCGGTGCGCTATGCGCAGCGCGTTCCCGCCGCTGCCCGGCGGCTTCTCGGTCCGCGTTACGCGCTGCTGCGGCCGGAGTTCACGTCCGTGCGTGGCCGCCGTCGCGACGGCGGGGTGCGCAGGGTGCTGGTGTTCTTCGGCGGTGTCGATGCGGCCAACCAGACAGGCCGGGTGATTGCGCTGCTGCCGCGCGTGCTGTCCGCGCAGGTGGCGGTCGATGTGGTGATCGGCGCCGCGCACCCGCATCGTGCCGACATCGAGGCGGCCTGCGCGCAGGCCGGCTACTGCTGTCATGTGCAGACTGCTCGCATGGCCGAGCTGATGGCGGCGGCCGATCTGGCCATCGGCGCCGGCGGCACCGCAGTCTGGGAGCGCGCCTGCGCCGGGCTGCCGGCGCTGGTGTGGCCGGTGGCCGACAATCAGCATGAGCAGGTCGCAACCGCCGCTGACGCAGGGGTGCTGCACGCGCCGCTTCAGGTGGGCCATGACGATGAGGCGCTGCTGCGACAGATTGTGGCGCTGTGCGAAAGCCCGCACCTGCTGCGGGCGCTGTCCGCCGCAGGTGCGGCGACGGTCGATGGAGCCGGTGCTGCCCGGGTCTGCCGGGCGTTGGGCTGCACTGGCGTCACGATACGTCCGGCCGTCGCGGCAGACGGTGACAACCTCTTTGCATGGCGCAATCGCGAGGCGGTGCGCCGGGTGTCGCGCAACCGGGACCCGATTCCGCGCCCCGCACACGATGCCTGGCTGGCCGATACGCTGGGACGCGCGGACCGCCGGCTGCTGGTGGGCGAGCGCAACGGTCAGGCGCTGGGCGTAGTGCGCTTCGATCTGGTCGGCGACGAGGCCGAGGTGTCGATCTATCTCGCTCCGGGCGAACATGGCACGGGGGCCGGCAGCGAGCTGCTCGCCGCCGCCGAACGCTGGCTGGTGCTCGAACGGCCGGCCGGTGTGTGTAAGATTCGCGCCGAAGTGGCCGGCGACAATGCGCCGTCCCGCCACATGTTCCTGTCTGCCGGCTACCTTCCCGATGCCGCGCGCTTCTTCAAGCGGATCCTTCCAGATGACTGAAGCCTTCCACATTGCCGGCCGTCCGATCGGCGCCGGCGCCCCCCCCTTCGTGATTGCCGAGATGTCCGGCAATCACAATCAGTCGCTCGAGCGGGCGCTGGCCATCGTCGATGCTGCCGCCAAGTCGGGTGCCCATGCGCTGAAGATCCAGACCTACACGCCGGACACCATGACGCTGGATCTGGACGAACGCGAGTTCCATATCGCGGATCCGGACAGCCTGTGGGCCGGCACCTCTCTCTACAAGCTTTACGGCGAGGCCTACACGCCTTGGGACTGGCACGCGCCGATCTTCGAGCGCGCGCGCGCGCTGGGCATGATTCCGTTCAGCACGCCCTTCGATGACAGCGCGGTCGATTTTCTCGAATCGCTGGATGTGCCCTGCTACAAGATCGCGTCGTTCGAGAACACTGATCTGCCGCTGATTCGCCGCGTTGCGGCTACCGGCAAGC
The window above is part of the Methyloversatilis discipulorum genome. Proteins encoded here:
- a CDS encoding cytidylyltransferase domain-containing protein, translating into MSRRIAIILARGGSKRLPRKNVLPLGGRPMLAWSVGAALDAGCFDRVLVSTDDAGIAEVAREAGAEVPFLREAAADDQASSSEATLVALRQAETHWNERYDTVAQLMANCPLRNARDIRDAMTAFESGTAPAQISAFRFGWMNPWWAARLQADGQPDWLFPEARTARSQDLPPLYCPSGALWLAERDAFLEGGSFYLPGHTLHPMDWMSAMDIDDDADLAMAEVCVALRLRAEGAA
- the pseG gene encoding UDP-2,4-diacetamido-2,4,6-trideoxy-beta-L-altropyranose hydrolase, with product MRVAIRTDASPQIGTGHLARCQTLADALALRGAQVRFVCRHLTEGAAGRLQAAGHAVTRIDGAGEPDGLPHAGWLGGAQAEDAARTRAALAGFAADWLIVDHYALDVRWERVLRERVRRIMVIDDLADRDHECDLLLDQNLYADTAVRYAQRVPAAARRLLGPRYALLRPEFTSVRGRRRDGGVRRVLVFFGGVDAANQTGRVIALLPRVLSAQVAVDVVIGAAHPHRADIEAACAQAGYCCHVQTARMAELMAAADLAIGAGGTAVWERACAGLPALVWPVADNQHEQVATAADAGVLHAPLQVGHDDEALLRQIVALCESPHLLRALSAAGAATVDGAGAARVCRALGCTGVTIRPAVAADGDNLFAWRNREAVRRVSRNRDPIPRPAHDAWLADTLGRADRRLLVGERNGQALGVVRFDLVGDEAEVSIYLAPGEHGTGAGSELLAAAERWLVLERPAGVCKIRAEVAGDNAPSRHMFLSAGYLPDAARFFKRILPDD